One genomic segment of Hugenholtzia roseola DSM 9546 includes these proteins:
- a CDS encoding quinone-dependent dihydroorotate dehydrogenase — protein sequence MYQTLLKPLLFQLSPEKAHYLAMDALQNPLIAPFFKKTVPASLAKEVFGLRFASPLGLAAGFDKNAQWIDALADLGFGFVEIGTVTPLPQEGNPKPRLFRLPADRALINRMGFNNAGVEAVVQNLKRRKRDIIVGGNIGKNKITPNEAAFKDYLICFEKLFDYVDYFVVNVSSPNTPNLRALQEKEPLLHLLATLQNENLKKHKPKPILLKIAPDLNQNQLDDILDIQNQTQIAGLIATNTTIERSHLQTTEKELEKVGAGGLSGAPLKQKAQDIVQYLHQKSKGAFPIIGVGGIHSAEDAAARLQAGAALVQVYTGFVYEGVGLIDKIYQKLK from the coding sequence GTGTATCAAACGCTTCTCAAACCGCTTCTTTTTCAATTAAGCCCTGAAAAGGCGCACTATTTGGCGATGGACGCGCTACAAAATCCGCTTATCGCCCCTTTTTTCAAAAAAACTGTCCCTGCTTCACTTGCCAAAGAGGTCTTCGGACTTCGCTTTGCCTCGCCGCTGGGGTTGGCGGCAGGTTTTGATAAAAATGCGCAATGGATAGATGCCTTAGCTGATTTGGGCTTCGGCTTTGTAGAAATCGGGACGGTTACGCCACTGCCACAAGAGGGCAATCCTAAGCCGCGTTTGTTTCGCCTACCTGCCGACCGCGCCCTTATCAACCGCATGGGTTTTAATAATGCAGGGGTAGAGGCTGTGGTGCAAAATTTGAAGCGTCGCAAGCGCGATATTATCGTAGGGGGCAATATTGGAAAGAACAAAATCACGCCCAACGAAGCGGCTTTTAAAGATTATCTTATCTGTTTTGAAAAACTTTTTGATTATGTAGATTATTTTGTCGTCAATGTCAGTTCGCCTAATACGCCCAATTTGAGGGCTTTGCAAGAAAAAGAGCCACTTTTGCACCTGCTCGCGACTTTGCAAAATGAAAACTTGAAAAAACACAAGCCCAAACCCATTCTTTTAAAAATTGCACCTGATTTAAACCAAAATCAGTTAGATGATATTCTCGATATTCAGAACCAAACGCAAATTGCAGGGCTTATCGCAACCAATACCACCATCGAGCGCAGCCACTTACAAACAACCGAAAAAGAACTCGAGAAAGTAGGAGCAGGCGGTTTGAGTGGCGCACCTTTGAAGCAAAAGGCGCAGGATATTGTACAATATTTACATCAAAAAAGCAAGGGTGCTTTTCCTATTATCGGAGTTGGGGGGATTCACAGTGCCGAAGATGCCGCTGCAAGGTTGCAGGCTGGGGCTGCCCTTGTTCAGGTCTATACAGGCTTTGTGTATGAAGGCGTAGGTTTGATTGATAAAATTTATCAAAAATTGAAATGA